A segment of the Pongo abelii isolate AG06213 chromosome 16, NHGRI_mPonAbe1-v2.0_pri, whole genome shotgun sequence genome:
TGAATTCTTCTCAGGAAAAAATAGTAGTTAAGGcttaaaaaatatgaaagcagTCCACATAATTGGCCAAATAGAAGTTCCTTCACCCAAGTCCAATAATCACACCTTCTTTCCATACCCACAGTGAGGCTTTTTTTTTGGAAGGCGGCCTTTCAAATGTGTTTATTAGAATGCACGCTGACTTTGctataattaaaatacagttaTGCTGAAATCCACTGCCCTCATTAGCATGCGTTTCTTCCCCGAGGTTTTGTCAAACCTTCAAAAAATCCTTTTCCAAATAGGTATTCACAGCTGACTGCCCATCAGGTCAAGGCCCCCGGGCTTTCAGAGACCCGTCCATTGTGAAATGCACTCTGGCCCCGACCCCAGCCACCAGGCCACCCAACACTGGCTGCAGCAGTGTGTGAGCACCAGCACCCCCACGTCTTTGCCACTGCCCTGCTGGTCTGAGTACACCCCTGAGGACTGAGGGGCTCTCCCACACATACTGCCCCACCATGAGCAGACCCAGGGCAGTGGGCAAGAAATTGAACCCCTCCTtctagggtgggaggaggggtgtCTTCTGCGAGACACGAGTCGCCACTCAGCCCTCAACCGGCTTTACTCCTGAGTCTGAGCGGTGAGCTTAAGAGTGGCCGGAACATCCACACAACATATCTCCCAACTGGACCAATGAAGAGCTCAGCCACCATTAGAACTGTGAGGCACCCAGCACCCCCTACTGCCTCACTTCAGCATCTGCGAGGCCTGTACCCTGAGGTCCCTTGCTCTAGGGCCCCTCTGCTCCCTTCCCCGGGACAGCCAGAGTCCTACCTGCTCGTGGGGCCACTTCAGCCTCTCTTCTGGGGTCCTGGTCTTGGGCTTGAAGCCTCTCTGGGGGTCTCCGGGGTGCTTGGCCTCGGGAAGGAGGTTCAGCGACTTGGGCCTCGCCTCGTGCCTGCAGCTGGCCTTGACGGGTGGGCAGGCCTCTGCAGAGCCTGCAGGCCCTGGCTCAGGCCCATGCTCGGGGCTGGCCTCACTGGTGCTGGTGATGCTGGTCATACTCAGGCTTATCTTGATCTCTGCCACGATCTGGTCGATGTCCTCCTCCTGGTCCTCCAGGTCCCCGTCCCCGCACCTCAGGGGGTAGGCAGAAGCGCTGGTGTTCCCGTTAGCCTCCGCAGGGTAGTAGTCCTGGTAGCCCTCTTTGCTGGGACAGCAGTGACCGTCTTCTTCCTGGTCGTGGGCCTCCAGGACAGAGGGCTCATCCTCTGTGATGGGCAGTTGGCCATCAGGGTAGTCCTGGCTGCCTTTAGCCCCATGACCATGGGGGTGCAGGCCCGCCCAGGccgtccactccactgcatcccgGCACCCGTCAGTGTCCACTGGGTGTGCGCCGTGAGCCAGGTACACCTCCCTGTTGCAGTCCATGCCCTCCAGGTAGCTGTCGTCCTCAGGGCAGTAGCGGATGTAGTAGGGGatgccctcctcctcctcagggaGGCCCTCATCATAGTCCTCCTCCTCAGAGGTGTTGTTCACGTAGTCGGAACTGGAGTCCCCAGCGGGGCTGTGGTTGTGGCACTCCTGCTCCTTGGGCATGGGGCTCCCTGGCCACAGGGCGACCAGCTCCAGGCCCTCGGGCACATAGCCCTCCAAGGGCAGCTCCACGTCCTCGCTCTCAGGCTCCTGATGGTGAGGGACAGGACCCGGCCTTGCCCTGTGTTCCAACATGCTGCTCCCCGCGCTCTCACGCTTCTGGTGGGCCATGGTAGACGCTTCCGGTGGGCCATGGTAGACTCTTCTGGTGGGGCATGGCGGGCGCTCACGCAGCCATCATTCCCCAGAGGCAGCCACTGTGGGGAGGAACATTGGCAAGGACAGAGTCAGAACCCCACAAAGCCTGGCCATGTGTGGGGCCACTCCACCGCCACAGCACCTCCAACCACATTCTCCCACAGCAATGTGAAAAATGATAGCTCAAGATTTTCATTGCtgcaatcttttaaaaaactggaaacaacctaagtaccCATAAATAagagaatgtttaaaaaaatgacgGCAGAGTTCACGTGCTGGAAGAGTTGACGGCGTTTTTAAAGAGGCAGGGCAACACGCACTACAGTGAGGGATCTTACAGGCCTATTTTTGAGGGAAAATGGCAAGTGAGCTACAGCGAGTGCCCGTGTATAGATCCCAGTTACAGGTCCGTCAAGATGTCTAGAGAATACACATACTGCCCagcccacacacacacgcaaaggCACACAGAAAGGGGAAACCCCCCCAAAGGCTTGTCAGCCACgtcctctggggaggggaggggggagagaggtgggaggggagagagaggtgggagcAGAGGGGGCCTGgacattttactttattaaagATGTATGTACTGGTTGAGTGTTTCACCAAAACGCATTTAATATTAACCAGCATTATAATCAAACCCACCTGTGCACCTTTGAGGGTCTCCTCTTCTAGCTGGGGAGATGTCAGCACTGAGACAAAACCACCTGTGGGGAAAGGCAGACAGCGAGGGGAGGAAGCAGGACTTTCCGCGTGGGCTGCTGCTCTGGGCATCAGGAGAGGTGGCAAACAAGCTGGTCTCCTCCAGGAAGGCAGCCACTGGAGCAGAGGAGCTAGCCTCCCACAAGATCAGGACATGAACACGCCCCAGGGCACAGCCAGAGACACCTGAAACACAGGAGGCAGTGCTGACCCAAGGGAGGGCAGGACCAGGAGATGTGCCGGCCAGGACAGCCAGGGGTGCACAGGCGGGCAGTATCAATTTGGGGAAAACTAAATCATTCAGTTTCATTCAATGAGTAGTTTGCATGCAAATGTGTGCGgcgggggtgtgtggtgtgttcaTGAGAtacagtgtgtgtggtgtgtatgtggtaaATGTGTAGtatggtgtgggtgtgtggtgtttgtgtgtgtatggtggcAGGGCGTCCTGGAGGGTGTGGTGTGTGGAGTGTACTGTGTatggtgtgtggtatgtggtgtggtGTGACGTGAATGTGATACGTGCATGTGGCGGGTGTGGagtgtgatgtgtggtgtgtgtggagtgtaatgtagtgtGGAAGGGTTGAGTGTATACGTGTGTTTTGTGTGCATGGTGTagtgtttgtggtgtgtggtatgtatgcagtgtgtgtaatgtgtgtggttggtgtgtggtgtgtatggggtatgtgtgtggtgtgtatgaggTGGGCATAGTATGTGTGTGGTGCACGTacgtatgcacacacatgcacacgtgcactGCAGGTGACAGGCAGATCGGCAGCCTGGGACATGCAGCGGTGATCAGCTCAGCCAAGGCAGGGCTCAGGGCGGGAGTGGCCAGGCCCCCGGCAGCTCAGGACCCTAGATGAGAGTCCAGGAGGAAAGAACAAGCTGTGTCCCCATCTCCACCCAAGTTCATCACTAACATGAACCTATAATCTGCactgaaactgttccacttcTGATTAGAATCAGAAACA
Coding sequences within it:
- the LOC129050463 gene encoding amyloid-beta A4 precursor protein-binding family A member 2-like translates to MAHQKRESAGSSMLEHRARPGPVPHHQEPESEDVELPLEGYVPEGLELVALWPGSPMPKEQECHNHSPAGDSSSDYVNNTSEEEDYDEGLPEEEEGIPYYIRYCPEDDSYLEGMDCNREVYLAHGAHPVDTDGCRDAVEWTAWAGLHPHGHGAKGSQDYPDGQLPITEDEPSVLEAHDQEEDGHCCPSKEGYQDYYPAEANGNTSASAYPLRCGDGDLEDQEEDIDQIVAEIKISLSMTSITSTSEASPEHGPEPGPAGSAEACPPVKASCRHEARPKSLNLLPEAKHPGDPQRGFKPKTRTPEERLKWPHEQDIEDLDHYEMKAEPISGKKLEDEGIEKENLAILEKLGRLKELTLIVLCTVIFRS